In a single window of the Balaenoptera acutorostrata chromosome 3, mBalAcu1.1, whole genome shotgun sequence genome:
- the LOC103002789 gene encoding THO complex subunit 7 homolog: MLAAAVATTHAVGAVTDNKVIRKRLLIDRDGTGDDGKINLLAKSFIKWHNSGSQEEGYSQYQRMLSTLSQCEFSMGKSLLVYDMNLREMENYEKIYKEIEGSIAGAHEKITECKKQNLQAKRIRKDSQEYDALAKVILRRPDRRETLKELQALGKELEHLSHIKGSIEDKLQLRRKQFHVLLSTIHELQQTLENDEKLSEVEEAQETSMETNPKPQTN, translated from the coding sequence ATGTTAGCAGCGGCCGTCGCCACCACGCATGCCGTGGGAGCTGTGACTGATAACAAAGTCATACGGAAGCGTCTCCTCATTGATAGAGATGGCACTGGAGATGATGGGAAAATTAATCTGCTAGCGAAAAGTTTCATTAAATGGCACAACTCTGGATCCCAGGAAGAGGGATACAGCCAGTACCAACGTATGCTAAGCACACTGTCCCAATGTGAATTTTCAATGGGCAAAAGTTTGCTGGTATATGATATGAacctcagagaaatggaaaattatgaaaaaatttacaaagaaatagaaggtaGCATTGCTGGAGCACATGAAAAAATCACTGAGTGCAAAAAGCAAAATCTTCAAGCAAAACGAATACGAAAAGATAGCCAAGAATATGATGCATTGGCAAAAGTGATTCTGCGTCGTCCAGACAGGCGTGAGACATTAAAGGAACTGCAGGCTCTGGGAAAGGAATTAGAGCATCTTTCACATATTAAAGGAAGTATTGAAGATAAGCTGCAATTGAGAAGGAAACAGTTTCACGTTCTTCTCAGCACCATCCATGAACTTCAACAAACACTGGAAAATGATGAAAAGCTCTCAGAGGTAGAAGAAGCTCAAGAAACAAGCATGGAAACCAATCCTAAACCACAGACCAACTAA